A single region of the candidate division TA06 bacterium genome encodes:
- a CDS encoding M48 family metallopeptidase, with product MSLIIGILVFGYLISSLLSGLNLSHLNVSIKKGLPPEVSDLFNAQNVAQIADYTGAKTKFEYWSELVSVAVVIILFAAGLVTQITLWADGLNIVPLLQGLAVMFALLLIGYLSGIPAFLYSDFKLEKKFGFSTITVKTWLGDQAKGLLVSGVLMGLLFAGFYLFINWLGTLWWLAAWGLVVAFSFLMIFLAPVVLLPLFNKFVPLEDEELKNKILDMAKAAEFPLAGVCQMDASKRSTHDNAYFTGMGKTRRIVFYDTMVRNYSHQELLSVMGHEIGHWKMKHIFKLIAAVSAISGVLLFLSSLILAHPWIYRAVGLSGLFEKTGFNGALIGVALYVVAILFEPLNLFLSPLMNWQSRKYEYQSDAYALKLNPSADDLKGALIKLSQKNLSNLFPHPLYVIFHYSHPPLLARLKAIDEVGKRP from the coding sequence ATGAGCCTGATCATTGGCATACTGGTCTTCGGCTACCTGATTTCTAGCCTTCTTTCCGGTCTGAACCTTTCGCACCTCAATGTCAGCATCAAAAAAGGCTTGCCGCCGGAGGTCTCAGATCTTTTTAACGCACAGAATGTGGCCCAGATCGCCGATTATACCGGGGCCAAGACCAAATTCGAGTATTGGAGCGAGCTCGTATCCGTTGCGGTGGTCATAATCCTTTTTGCGGCCGGCCTAGTGACGCAGATCACGCTTTGGGCCGATGGGCTGAATATCGTCCCGCTGCTGCAGGGTTTGGCGGTGATGTTCGCCTTGCTGCTGATAGGCTATCTTTCAGGCATTCCGGCTTTCTTGTATTCCGATTTTAAGTTGGAGAAGAAATTCGGCTTTTCCACCATCACCGTAAAGACCTGGCTGGGCGATCAGGCAAAGGGCCTGCTGGTCTCCGGCGTATTGATGGGCCTGCTGTTCGCGGGCTTCTATCTTTTCATCAACTGGCTGGGAACACTATGGTGGCTGGCGGCCTGGGGCCTGGTGGTAGCCTTTTCATTTTTGATGATCTTTCTGGCTCCGGTGGTGCTGCTGCCGCTGTTCAACAAATTCGTGCCGCTCGAGGATGAGGAATTGAAAAACAAGATACTGGACATGGCAAAGGCAGCCGAATTCCCACTGGCCGGCGTCTGCCAGATGGACGCTTCCAAGCGTAGCACCCATGACAATGCTTATTTTACCGGGATGGGAAAGACCCGGCGGATCGTGTTCTACGACACCATGGTCAGGAATTACAGCCATCAGGAACTGCTTTCGGTTATGGGCCACGAGATCGGGCACTGGAAGATGAAACACATTTTCAAACTCATTGCCGCGGTCTCGGCAATCTCGGGAGTTTTATTATTCCTGTCCTCGCTGATACTGGCCCATCCCTGGATCTACCGGGCGGTCGGACTAAGCGGTCTTTTTGAGAAGACCGGCTTCAATGGGGCCTTGATAGGGGTGGCCCTTTATGTAGTAGCGATACTCTTTGAACCGTTGAATCTTTTTCTGTCGCCGCTGATGAACTGGCAGTCACGTAAATATGAGTATCAGTCCGATGCCTATGCCTTAAAGCTGAATCCCTCGGCGGACGATCTGAAGGGGGCGTTGATAAAACTCAGCCAGAAGAACCTGAGCAACCTGTTCCCGCATCCGCTGTATGTGATCTTCCATTATTCCCATCCGCCGCTGCTGGCCCGGCTGAAGGCGATAGATGAGGTAGGCAAAAGGCCGTGA
- the tnpA gene encoding IS200/IS605 family transposase — MPQSYHKIWIHLIWGTKERFPVLTSDLLPQVLQHIRARAEQEGYLLDAINGTADHIHCLIEIGLTHNVSTIANLLKGESSHWINAGKLTGSHFAWQEGYGAFSVSASQLDKVRDYIKNQKEHHRQKTYREELDEFLKAYDIGEQRP, encoded by the coding sequence ATGCCACAATCATATCATAAAATATGGATCCATCTTATTTGGGGCACCAAGGAACGTTTCCCTGTATTAACCTCTGATTTACTGCCCCAGGTTCTACAACATATCCGGGCCAGGGCCGAACAGGAAGGTTATCTTCTGGACGCTATCAACGGAACCGCTGATCATATACATTGTTTGATTGAAATTGGTTTGACTCATAACGTTTCCACTATTGCCAACTTGCTGAAAGGCGAATCATCTCATTGGATAAATGCCGGGAAACTGACCGGAAGCCATTTCGCCTGGCAGGAAGGATATGGGGCCTTTTCGGTAAGCGCTTCGCAGCTTGACAAGGTCAGAGATTATATCAAGAACCAGAAGGAACACCACCGGCAAAAAACCTACCGGGAAGAGCTGGACGAGTTCCTGAAAGCGTATGACATAGGGGAACAAAGGCCGTGA
- the hutU gene encoding urocanate hydratase, whose protein sequence is MPKIVHSPHDTKISCQGWQQEAAMRMLMNNLDPAVAEKPEDLIVYGGSGRAARNWECYHAIIKSLKKLKCDETLLVQSGKPVGILQTHPHCPRVLIANSNLVPHWANWDYFRKLEALGLIMYGQMTAGSWIYIGTQGILQGTYETFGALAQKHFGGSLKGKWVLTGGMGGMSGAQPLSVTMNEGVILDVEVDPSRIQKRLDTGYCNVMADDLDKALKLVFEYVKKGQPLSIGLVGNCAEVHSELVTRGIIPDVVTDQTSAHDELNGYVPHRMSLTEAAQLRKDNPEEYKRKSYESMAIHMQAMLDMQKQGAIAFDYGNNIRGQAVKHGIKNSFDVPGFVPEYIRDLFCEGRGPFRWAALSGDPKDIAVTDEAVLKLFPKNLHLARWIKMAQKKVHFQGLPARICWLGYGERDKAGLLFNDLVKKGKIKAPIVIGRDHLDCGSVASPNRETEAMKDGSDAIADWPLLNAMVNVASGASWVSIHHGGGVGIGYSIHAGQVTVADGTKEMAKRIERVLTNDPGMGILRHVDAGYDIAKQVARKKKVKIPMM, encoded by the coding sequence ATGCCCAAGATAGTCCATTCCCCCCACGACACCAAGATCTCCTGCCAAGGCTGGCAGCAGGAAGCCGCCATGCGGATGCTGATGAACAACCTGGACCCGGCGGTGGCCGAAAAACCGGAGGACCTTATAGTTTACGGCGGCAGCGGCCGGGCGGCTCGCAACTGGGAATGCTACCATGCCATCATCAAGTCGCTCAAGAAACTCAAATGCGACGAAACCCTTTTAGTGCAGTCCGGCAAGCCGGTGGGCATTCTGCAGACCCATCCCCATTGCCCCCGGGTGCTGATCGCCAATTCCAACTTAGTGCCGCATTGGGCCAACTGGGATTACTTCCGCAAGCTGGAGGCGCTGGGGCTTATCATGTACGGTCAGATGACCGCCGGCAGTTGGATATATATCGGCACCCAGGGGATTCTTCAAGGCACTTATGAGACCTTCGGGGCCCTGGCCCAAAAGCATTTCGGCGGAAGCTTAAAAGGCAAATGGGTATTGACCGGCGGCATGGGCGGCATGTCCGGGGCCCAGCCGTTGTCGGTCACCATGAACGAGGGCGTGATCCTGGATGTGGAAGTGGATCCGTCCCGGATTCAGAAGCGATTAGACACCGGCTACTGCAATGTGATGGCGGACGATCTGGACAAGGCCTTAAAGCTGGTTTTTGAATACGTCAAGAAGGGCCAGCCGCTGTCCATCGGGCTGGTGGGCAATTGCGCCGAGGTGCATTCCGAACTGGTCACGCGGGGCATCATCCCCGACGTGGTCACCGACCAGACCTCGGCCCACGACGAACTTAACGGCTATGTGCCGCACCGGATGAGCCTGACCGAGGCTGCTCAACTCCGCAAGGACAATCCCGAGGAATACAAGCGTAAATCTTACGAATCAATGGCCATCCACATGCAGGCCATGCTGGACATGCAGAAGCAGGGCGCCATTGCTTTCGACTACGGCAACAACATCCGGGGCCAGGCGGTGAAACACGGGATCAAGAACTCCTTCGACGTGCCGGGCTTCGTGCCGGAATACATCCGCGACCTGTTCTGCGAAGGCAGGGGGCCGTTCCGCTGGGCGGCGCTTTCGGGCGATCCAAAAGACATCGCGGTGACTGACGAGGCGGTGTTGAAATTGTTCCCCAAGAATCTGCACCTGGCCCGCTGGATCAAGATGGCCCAGAAGAAGGTCCATTTCCAGGGCCTGCCGGCCAGAATATGTTGGTTGGGATATGGTGAAAGGGATAAGGCCGGCTTACTGTTCAACGACCTGGTGAAAAAGGGAAAGATCAAGGCTCCCATCGTCATCGGACGCGATCATCTGGACTGCGGCTCGGTGGCCTCGCCCAACCGCGAAACCGAGGCCATGAAGGACGGCTCGGACGCCATCGCTGACTGGCCCCTGCTAAACGCCATGGTCAACGTGGCCAGCGGAGCGTCGTGGGTGAGTATCCACCACGGCGGCGGGGTCGGCATCGGTTATTCGATCCACGCCGGGCAGGTGACGGTGGCCGACGGGACCAAGGAGATGGCCAAGAGGATCGAGCGGGTGCTGACCAACGACCCGGGAATGGGCATCCTGCGCCACGTGGACGCGGGGTATGACATTGCCAAACAAGTGGCCAGGAAGAAGAAGGTCAAGATACCAATGATGTAG
- a CDS encoding imidazolonepropionase: protein MHFIIQHIGQLLTLTSPRPSLNALGEGGRARAGSNMSELDIIEDGLVAIEDDKIVAVGKTSELKPKLKLLPHTKVIDAEKQVVMPGFVDCHTHLVYGGSREDEFEMRASGVSYQEIAAKGGGIRSTVKATRKASQEELTRQARQRLNRMLLWGTTTVEAKSGYGLDTKNEIKQLEVVKDLNELQAIEVVPTFMGAHEFPEEYRSINNGQGTINRAGYVDLICNEMIPKIAEQKLAEFCDVFCDQGLFTPEEAIKILETASNYGMYPKIHADELASVGAAETAGKVKAISAEHLLYSSQTGLELMKQAGTIAVLLPGTSLTIKKSYAPARQMIELGIPVALATDHNPGSCTIENMPFIIGLACLYLGLTPAEAICAATYNAACALNRGDRIGSIEVGKQADLLILDIPNYRYLPYHYGVNYVKTVVKKGRIVVGQ, encoded by the coding sequence ATGCACTTCATCATCCAACATATCGGCCAACTGCTAACCTTGACCTCACCCAGGCCCTCTCTTAACGCATTAGGAGAGGGAGGACGGGCGAGGGCGGGATCAAATATGTCCGAGCTCGACATCATAGAGGACGGTCTCGTTGCCATTGAGGACGATAAGATCGTGGCCGTGGGTAAAACCTCTGAACTCAAGCCCAAGCTAAAACTATTGCCCCACACCAAGGTCATAGACGCCGAGAAACAAGTGGTCATGCCCGGCTTCGTGGACTGCCACACCCATCTAGTCTACGGCGGCTCCCGCGAGGACGAGTTTGAGATGCGGGCCTCTGGCGTTTCTTACCAGGAAATTGCCGCCAAAGGCGGGGGTATACGTTCCACTGTAAAAGCCACCAGGAAAGCCTCGCAGGAGGAGTTGACAAGGCAGGCCCGGCAACGATTGAATCGTATGTTGCTTTGGGGTACGACAACGGTGGAAGCCAAAAGCGGCTACGGCCTGGATACAAAAAACGAGATCAAGCAATTAGAGGTTGTAAAGGATCTGAACGAGTTGCAGGCCATAGAGGTTGTTCCGACCTTCATGGGGGCGCATGAGTTTCCGGAAGAATATCGTTCAATTAACAATGGACAGGGAACAATTAACCGCGCCGGTTACGTTGATCTCATTTGCAATGAAATGATCCCGAAGATCGCAGAGCAGAAGCTGGCCGAGTTCTGCGACGTGTTCTGCGACCAGGGCCTGTTCACGCCGGAAGAGGCCATCAAGATCCTTGAAACTGCCAGCAATTACGGGATGTATCCCAAGATCCACGCCGACGAGCTGGCCTCGGTGGGCGCGGCCGAGACGGCCGGAAAAGTCAAAGCAATCAGCGCCGAGCACCTGCTGTATTCTTCGCAGACAGGTTTGGAACTGATGAAACAGGCCGGGACCATCGCCGTGCTGCTGCCCGGCACCAGTCTGACCATCAAGAAGAGCTACGCCCCGGCCCGGCAGATGATCGAGCTGGGCATACCCGTGGCCCTGGCCACTGACCACAATCCAGGCTCCTGCACCATCGAAAACATGCCGTTCATCATCGGGCTGGCCTGCCTTTACCTGGGGCTGACCCCGGCCGAGGCCATCTGCGCCGCCACCTACAATGCGGCCTGCGCCCTGAACCGCGGCGACCGGATCGGTTCCATCGAGGTCGGCAAGCAGGCGGACCTACTGATACTGGACATCCCAAATTACCGCTACCTGCCGTATCATTACGGGGTCAACTATGTCAAGACGGTGGTCAAGAAGGGGCGCATCGTAGTAGGCCAATAA
- a CDS encoding four helix bundle protein, which translates to MTNKIQDFTDLVIYQLAVDLADWIYELTAKFPDDEKYNLTSQLRISSTSVYSNIAEGFGRYYYKENKQFCRVARGS; encoded by the coding sequence ATGACGAATAAGATACAAGATTTTACAGACTTGGTTATATACCAATTGGCCGTTGACTTGGCTGACTGGATATATGAGCTTACTGCCAAGTTCCCGGATGATGAAAAGTATAATCTCACTTCACAGCTAAGAATATCTTCAACTTCAGTCTACAGCAATATCGCCGAGGGTTTCGGAAGATATTATTACAAAGAGAACAAACAGTTTTGCCGCGTGGCCAGGGGATCTTGA
- the ftcD gene encoding glutamate formimidoyltransferase, producing the protein MTKLVECVPNFSEGRDRKIIDAIADAVRGVADVKLLDVDPGADTNRTVYTFVGTSEGVKEAAFQAAKKARELIDMSKHSGAHPRMGAMDVCPFVPVSGVTMEECVQIAKDLGRRLGEELDIPVYLYEFAATSSERQSLADIRTGEYEALEEKFKDPKWKPDFGPAKFKQKWGASVVGAREFLIAYNVNLNTKDKKLANEIALNIREGGRARKDASGKIVKDAQGNSVKVPGRLKAVRAIGWYIEQYRQAQVSINLINYNTTSLHVVFETAREEAEKLGLIVTGSELVGLVPLQPMLDAGKFYLKKQGKSAGAPEKELVEAAVRSLGLGQLSEFDPAKKIVEYNFIKPKPLMSMTVKDFVDEVSSESPAPGGGSVAALAGSLCAALSAMVANLTVGKQGYEKVWSEMSALAEKGQDIKDKLAMAVDEDTNAFNDLMEARRLSKTTPEQKMAREKAMEKGYKKAAAVPLETAKTCLKAMELSLAAAEKGNVNLASDAGVAALMARAGVEGAGLNVLINLSSIKDQGFVKAHKDEVGALNLKAAEMCQRVLTAVSGNIK; encoded by the coding sequence ATGACCAAGTTAGTCGAGTGCGTGCCTAATTTTTCCGAGGGCCGTGACCGCAAGATAATCGATGCCATCGCCGATGCCGTCCGCGGTGTAGCTGATGTCAAACTTTTAGACGTTGATCCCGGGGCCGATACCAACCGCACTGTCTATACCTTCGTGGGCACGTCGGAAGGGGTCAAGGAAGCAGCCTTTCAGGCCGCCAAGAAGGCCCGCGAGCTGATTGACATGTCCAAACACAGCGGGGCCCATCCCCGGATGGGAGCCATGGATGTCTGTCCCTTCGTGCCGGTTTCAGGCGTAACAATGGAAGAGTGCGTCCAGATCGCCAAAGACCTGGGCCGGCGGCTGGGCGAGGAATTAGACATCCCGGTCTACCTGTACGAATTTGCCGCCACTTCGTCCGAACGCCAGAGCCTGGCAGATATCCGCACCGGTGAATACGAAGCTTTGGAGGAAAAATTCAAAGACCCAAAATGGAAACCCGATTTCGGGCCGGCCAAGTTCAAACAAAAATGGGGGGCCAGCGTGGTGGGCGCCCGGGAATTCCTGATAGCCTATAACGTCAATTTAAATACCAAGGATAAAAAACTGGCCAACGAGATAGCCCTGAACATTCGCGAGGGGGGACGGGCCAGGAAGGATGCTTCCGGCAAGATCGTCAAGGACGCCCAGGGCAATTCGGTCAAGGTTCCCGGTCGCCTGAAGGCGGTGCGGGCCATCGGCTGGTACATCGAACAATACCGGCAGGCCCAGGTGTCCATCAACCTGATCAACTACAACACCACGTCGCTGCACGTTGTTTTCGAGACCGCCCGGGAAGAGGCGGAAAAGCTGGGCCTGATCGTCACCGGTTCGGAGCTGGTGGGGCTGGTTCCCCTACAACCCATGCTGGATGCCGGAAAATTTTATCTTAAAAAACAGGGCAAGTCGGCCGGGGCGCCGGAGAAGGAACTGGTGGAGGCCGCCGTCCGTTCCCTGGGCCTGGGCCAGCTGTCCGAGTTTGACCCGGCCAAGAAGATCGTGGAATACAATTTCATAAAACCGAAACCGCTGATGTCCATGACCGTCAAAGATTTTGTGGATGAGGTGTCATCGGAATCCCCGGCTCCGGGCGGCGGTTCGGTGGCAGCCCTGGCCGGAAGCCTTTGCGCGGCCCTCTCGGCCATGGTGGCTAATCTGACCGTGGGCAAGCAAGGCTACGAGAAGGTCTGGTCGGAGATGTCCGCTTTGGCAGAAAAAGGGCAGGATATCAAGGACAAGCTGGCCATGGCAGTGGACGAGGACACCAACGCCTTCAACGATCTGATGGAGGCCAGGCGCCTGTCTAAAACCACTCCAGAACAGAAAATGGCCAGGGAAAAGGCTATGGAAAAAGGTTACAAAAAGGCGGCGGCGGTCCCACTGGAAACGGCCAAAACCTGTTTAAAAGCGATGGAACTTTCCTTGGCTGCCGCCGAAAAAGGCAACGTCAATTTGGCCTCCGATGCCGGAGTGGCCGCTTTGATGGCCCGGGCCGGGGTGGAAGGAGCCGGCCTGAACGTGCTGATAAATTTAAGCTCCATCAAGGATCAGGGATTCGTGAAGGCCCACAAGGACGAAGTGGGCGCCCTCAACCTCAAAGCGGCCGAAATGTGCCAAAGGGTTTTGACGGCCGTATCCGGGAATATAAAATAA
- a CDS encoding tetratricopeptide repeat protein — translation MPDIKRLKEQAHLFFQKGEWEKARRAYEQLTMVDPENPEHVLTLANIYRETGEDRKALEQYEVAVRIGEKSGDLPRSIVAAKKILSIDKGRIELYNKAGELYANSQLKSGAVREWLRYADQLKVRNDFVAMAAVHKKITALLPENQALGETSRKIEQMVAKMASDNSEDAPDPADIVPYHRLLEVALKMGNAKKIMETQLTYARVLQKRGFDRKAKSVYQKILERDPRNEEALSKILSSGSSPAMDQGQLKEELFLYCKDFQDAVWSNIGESYEKYYDVGMLYREVGLRDDAVVDFQLSIKGGQRQLKGFEMLAISFLEQGDYGLASEVLNQGISVKKFLDNEYVGLHYNLGLANEQLGDRQKALDEYEQVYILDINYKDVAQRMRNLLEKSDQTQPQTRPAPALPEPALKDEPAPAPALPGRESLSVPEEEIAAAAEYPEPGLIPEEAALEKDYQDLTAFQAQPEEPLAPSLPGLDEDVLNEEPYGDGTSADGPRVSLSTSTVEAIMEQPRQPALKSEPKKIFRPVPAKSPDDEPYLGSNQQGLSFL, via the coding sequence ATGCCCGATATAAAACGACTTAAAGAACAGGCCCATCTCTTTTTCCAAAAAGGCGAATGGGAAAAAGCCCGCCGGGCATATGAACAGTTGACCATGGTGGATCCTGAAAACCCGGAGCATGTGCTTACTTTGGCCAATATCTACCGGGAGACTGGCGAGGACCGCAAAGCCCTGGAGCAGTATGAGGTGGCGGTGCGGATCGGCGAAAAATCCGGGGATCTGCCCCGCTCCATCGTGGCCGCCAAGAAGATTTTATCTATTGACAAGGGCCGGATAGAATTATATAATAAAGCCGGGGAGCTTTACGCCAACAGCCAGTTAAAAAGCGGGGCCGTAAGGGAATGGCTCCGCTATGCCGACCAGCTTAAGGTCCGGAATGATTTTGTGGCCATGGCTGCAGTACACAAGAAAATAACCGCGCTGCTGCCGGAGAACCAGGCCCTGGGCGAAACGTCCAGGAAGATCGAGCAGATGGTGGCGAAAATGGCCTCGGACAATTCCGAGGACGCCCCGGATCCGGCTGACATTGTGCCCTATCATCGCCTGCTGGAAGTGGCTTTAAAAATGGGCAATGCCAAAAAGATCATGGAAACCCAGCTGACCTATGCCCGGGTTTTGCAAAAACGCGGTTTTGACCGCAAAGCCAAATCGGTCTATCAGAAAATACTGGAACGGGACCCCAGGAACGAGGAGGCCCTTTCCAAAATATTGTCATCCGGCAGCAGCCCGGCCATGGACCAGGGCCAGTTGAAGGAAGAATTGTTCCTGTACTGCAAGGACTTTCAGGACGCGGTCTGGTCCAACATCGGTGAATCTTACGAAAAATATTACGACGTCGGCATGCTTTACCGCGAGGTGGGCCTGCGCGATGACGCCGTCGTTGATTTTCAGCTTTCCATCAAGGGCGGTCAGCGCCAGCTGAAGGGGTTCGAGATGCTGGCTATTTCCTTTCTGGAACAAGGTGATTATGGCCTGGCCAGCGAGGTGCTGAACCAGGGCATCTCGGTAAAAAAGTTTTTGGACAACGAGTATGTGGGCCTGCACTACAACCTGGGTCTGGCCAACGAACAATTGGGGGACCGGCAAAAGGCCCTGGACGAATACGAGCAGGTCTATATCCTGGACATCAACTACAAGGATGTGGCCCAAAGGATGCGGAACCTGCTGGAGAAAAGCGATCAAACCCAGCCGCAAACCCGACCCGCGCCGGCACTGCCCGAACCGGCGTTAAAAGATGAACCGGCACCTGCCCCGGCCCTGCCAGGGCGGGAAAGTTTATCCGTCCCCGAAGAAGAGATTGCCGCCGCTGCGGAATATCCGGAGCCAGGATTAATTCCGGAAGAAGCGGCGCTGGAAAAAGATTATCAGGACTTGACGGCTTTCCAGGCCCAGCCGGAAGAGCCTTTGGCGCCCTCACTGCCCGGCTTGGACGAAGATGTTCTAAATGAGGAACCTTACGGCGACGGCACTTCGGCAGATGGGCCGCGGGTCAGTCTCAGCACAAGCACGGTGGAAGCCATTATGGAACAACCCCGCCAGCCGGCGCTCAAATCGGAGCCCAAAAAAATCTTCCGTCCGGTCCCGGCCAAATCACCGGATGACGAGCCGTATTTGGGATCCAACCAACAGGGCCTTTCATTTTTGTAA